One part of the Rutidosis leptorrhynchoides isolate AG116_Rl617_1_P2 chromosome 1, CSIRO_AGI_Rlap_v1, whole genome shotgun sequence genome encodes these proteins:
- the LOC139854839 gene encoding uncharacterized protein, translating into MSDDSSVSSGSITKIIKLEYNDPLYLHPSDTSGASLITQKLKGTENYNVWSCAMKLALQIKNKLGFIDGTCVRYEYEDDEVLLGQWDRCNSVVLTWILMSLSEDFYNGQIFSKTAESVWDELKETYDKIDASVTFNLYQKINSCSQSGQSLSDYYHKLNAMWRQFDDMVKIDDIVSANKSFQEHCQFLKLM; encoded by the coding sequence ATGTCTGATGATAGTTCTGTTAGTTCTGGTAGTATTACTAAGATTATTAAGCTTGAATATAATGATCCTCTATATTTACATCCTAGTGATACTTCTGGTGCTTCTTTAATTACACAAAAGTTAAAAGGAACTGAAAATTATAATGTTTGGTCTTGTGCTATGAAACTTGCTTTACAAATAAAAAATAAACTTGGTTTTATTGATGGTACCTGTGTCAGGTATGAATACGAGGATGATGAAGTGTTATTAGGTCAATGGGATAGATGTAACTCTGTTGTTCTTACATGGATTCTTATGTCTCTGTCTGAAGATTTTTACAATGGTCAAATTTTTTCAAAAACAGCTGAATCTGTTTGGGATGAGTTAAAAGAAACTTATGATAAGATAGATGCATCTGTTACCTTTAATCTATATCAGAAAATTAATTCATGTAGTCAATCTGGTCAATCATTATCTGACTATTATCATAAATTGAATGCTATGTGGAGACAATTTGATGATATGGTTAAAATTGATGATATTGTGTCTGCTAATAAATCTTTCCAAGAACATTGTCAATTTCTGAAACTTATGTAG